One Fusarium poae strain DAOMC 252244 chromosome 4, whole genome shotgun sequence DNA window includes the following coding sequences:
- a CDS encoding hypothetical protein (TransMembrane:8 (i80-100o106-124i209-229o254-273i285-308o320-336i348-367o387-412i)~BUSCO:21503at5125) translates to MSTSETLPLYNPSATDPDGTNMAPNTKKNVAECISDDALVHFKSYKYSSVDMSPVSKYVLGPFWNASVNLLPLWIAPNMVTLLGFCFILVNVAFCAIWMPDLVGPAPSWLYFSFAFGLFMYQTMDNLDGKQARRTGTSSGLGELFDHGIDSLNCTLGSLLGTASMGLGTSTAGIVTALCPCLPMFFSTWETYHTHTLFLGYINGPTEGILIACAIMIISGIWGPGVWAIPLANGIKDRLPGLAELLGETSFKDVWVGLILGSLIFTQIPFCVLNVAKARRSRGELILPVFIEWIPMGVYTVSIAAWVFSPYSTIRSENHLMLFCFIMSFVFGRLTTKIILAHLTHQPFPWWTVMLYPLVGGAVLANLPRVGLPQLSAQFELFYLWAYLLFSMVVYFRWAWLVVTSICNYLGINALTIPKEKQIANKAAQAANKLH, encoded by the exons ATGTCTACAAGCGAGACACTCCCGCTTTACAACCCATCGGCCACCGACCCGGACGGTACCAACATGGCGCCCAACACGA AGAAGAATGTTGCCGAATGCATCTCTGATGACGCACTTGTGCACTTCAAGTCGTACAAGTACTCAAGTGTCGACATGTCGCCAGTCTCGAAATACGTTCTAGGTCCTTTC TGGAACGCCTCTGTCAACCTCCTCCCATTATGGATCGCTCCCAACATGGTCACTCTTTTGGGTTTCTGCTTCATTCTCGTAAACGTTGCTTTCTGCGCGATTTGGATGCCTGACCTGGTTGGACCG gctccatcatggctgtACTTCAGCTTCGCGTTCGGTCTCTTCATGTACCAAACAATGGACAACCTCGACGGAAAGCAAGCGCGACGAACCGGAACCTCGAGCGGTCTCGGTGAACTCTTCGACCACGGCATCGACTCCCTCAACTGCACGCTGGGAAGTCTGCTCGGAACCGCTTCTATGGGCCTGGGAACCTCTACAGCTGGTATCGTCACCGCGCTCTGCCCTTGCCTGCCTATGTTCTTCTCGACCTGGGAGACCTACCACACGCACACCCTCTTCCTCGGTTACATCAATGGTCCCACCGAGGGTATTCTTATTGCTTgtgccatcatgatcatTTCTGGCATTTGGGGACCTGGTGTCTGGGCTATTCCTCTGGCTAATGGCATCAAGGATCGTCTTCCCGGCCTTGCTGAGCTCCTCGGTGAGACTAGCTTCAAGGATGTTTGGGTTGGCTTGATCCTCGGCTCTCTCATCTTCACGCAGATTCCCTTCTGTGTTCTCAACGTTGCCAAGGCTCGTCGGTCTCGAGGAGAGCTCATTCTCCCTGTTTTCATCGAGTGGATTCCCATGGGTGTGTACACCGTCTCAATCGCTGCCTGGGTCTTCTCCCCCTACAGCACCATTCGATCTGAGAACCACCTTatgctcttctgctttaTCATGTCATTTGTCTTTGGTCGCTTGACAACCAAGATTATTCTCGCCCACTTGACACACCAGCCTTTCCCCTGGTGGACCGTTATGCTGTACCCTCTTGTTGGTGGTGCTGTCCTTGCCAATTTGCCCCGAGTCGGACTTCCTCAGCTCAGTGCTCAGTTCGAGCTTTTCTACCTGTGGGCATACCTTTTGTTTTCCATGGTTGTCTATTTCCGCTGGGCCTGGCTCGTTGTTACCAGCATCTGCAACTACCTCGGCATCAACGCTCTTACTATCCCTAAGGAGAAGCAGATTGCCAACAAGGCGGCTCAGGCTGCCAACAAGCTGCATTAA
- a CDS encoding hypothetical protein (SECRETED:SignalP(1-18)~TransMembrane:3 (n3-13c18/19o183-206i227-244o250-270i)) yields the protein MRFSIASSLLFLASAASAASSWGFKDGSVTVASKQGHGATAKFKNQEPAKDALILGKADTIKVTLTTTEDSEAKRPHQAFIVITEPTGIEVALPLDIKSSGKAVASFSHKDLPVPLLLSDEILKVNLVLGSFSSSNPLISPVFNIQIYHVPNTPLPTFERPLRYGPRDEIHHIFRVGETSPPMLLTVVFVTAILSTFPALIFAWCWMGGNLDHLPKALQTAPLPHGLFVSSIIAIEGSFFLYYIKWNLFQLLPVFMGLSIVAFLSGVKALSEVQGRRFAGER from the exons ATGCGCTTCTCAATCGCATCGTCACTTCTTTTCCTGGCGAGTGCAGCTAGCGCTGCCTCGTCTTGGGGCTTCAAAGATGGCTCCGTTACCGTCGCCTCCAAGCAAGGACACGGCGCTACTGCCAA GTTCAAAAACCAGGAGCCAGCCAAGGATGCTCTTATCCTAGGAAAGGCAGATACTATCAAAGTCACATTGACTACGACCGAAGACAGCGAAGCGAAGCGACCTCACCAGGCCTTCATCGTCATTACAGAGCCGACCGGCATCGAGGTCGCCCTCCCTCTCGATATCAAGTCCTCTGGAAAGGCTGTGGCCTCTTTC TCGCACAAGGACCTCCCTGTCCCGTTGCTCCTCTCCGACGAAATCCTCAAGGTCAACCTCGTCTTGGGCTCATTCAGCTCATCCAACCCTCTCATCTCTCCCGTTTTCAACATTCAGATCTACCATGTGCCCAACACCCCCCTTCCCACATTTGAGCGTCCCCTGCGATACGGTCCTCGAGACGAGATCCATCACATCTTCAGGGTCGGCGAGACGAGCCCTCCTATGCTATTGACTGTTGTATTTGTGACTGCCATACTGTCCACATTTCCTGCGCTTATTTTCGCG TGGTGCTGGATGGGTGGCAACCTCGATCACCTGCCCAAGGCTCTTCAGACTGCCCCCCTTCCCCACGGTCTCTTTGTCAGCTCCATCATCGCCATTGAGGGATCCTTTTTCCTCTACTATATCAAGTGGAACCTCTTCCAGCTGCTGCCCGTATTTATGGGTCTTAGCATCGTGGCCTTCTTGAGCGGAGTCAAGGCTCTGAGCGAGGTGCAGGGTCGACGCTTCGCTGGTGAGAGGTGA
- a CDS encoding hypothetical protein (SECRETED:SignalP(1-21)~BUSCO:54188at5125): MPSLRTIVLATAASAVTLVNADYVIDPESVPLSLRKVWCQNEIETCPMICGQTSKGDTKVNECNPKTLTYGCICGDGKQPNVSEYSLTLPFYVCQEWGNQCVTDCAGSASCASDCRENNPCGAEDPKKYNTTSTATGTGAVKATASATDDANTVYTDTPGSENNDDDSDSAETTKSNGAAVIEVGRTWGLTIVLSTMFAGFAML, from the exons ATGCCTTCTCTTCGAACAATCGTCCTCGCCACTGCGGCTTCAGCTGTCACTCTTGTCAATGCCGACTATGTGATCGACCCTGAGAGTGTGCCTCTGTCCCTACGCA AGGTTTGGTGCCAGAACGAAATAGAGACATGTCCCATGATCTGTGGTCAAACTAGTAAGGGAGATACCAAGGTCAACGAATGCAATCCT AAAACCCTCACTTATGGCTGCATCTGCGGTGATGGAAAGCAACCTAACGTGTCCGAATACTCCCTCACCCTCCCCTTCTACGTCTGCCAGGAATGGGGTAACCAGTGTGTTACGGATTGTGCCGGCAGTGCCTCTTGTGCTTCTGACTGCCGAGAGAACAACCCATGTGGTGCTGAAGACCCCAAGAAATACAACACAACTTCCACAGCTACAGGCACTGGTGCTGTTAAGGCCACAGCTAGTGCTACTGACGACGCCAACACGGTTTACACCGACACACCCGGAAGTGAAAACAACGACGACGATTCTGACTCCGCAGAGACAACTAAGAGCAATGGCGCTGCTGTCATCGAGGTTGGCCGAACATGGGGGCTGACAATTGTCCTAAGCACCATGTTCGCCGGCTTTGCCATGCTATGA
- a CDS encoding hypothetical protein (MEROPS:MER0017243~TransMembrane:1 (o12-34i)~BUSCO:27577at5125), whose amino-acid sequence MTSLHPALRAVIAVVAAPLSLYCVFIGLGMTPFFQRHFLYAHKINTLLWSNVNQPERWGFARNQVTPFSLKTPDGETIYAWHILPLPLYLKNEAIIESQEPGFSADFTKTESFRLLKEDPESRLVLYFHGNAGHVAQAIRPLSYHSLTDTSSYHVVAIDYRGFGHSTGSPTETGVIQDAATLVEWATKVAGVPASRIVLLGQSLGTAVVSAVAEKYALQGVEFAGITIVAGFSDLANLLLGYRIGGVVPVLAPFQMWPTLIRFIHRFVVDKWHSDHRLANVVRHTKTRLRLNLVHAKNDKDIPWTEDNKLFRAAVQEMVGVMDDEEFAAWKEERTVHKGKDAFVATWTAQPDMIIRQELFPYGGASNASTRIEEVQNN is encoded by the exons ATGACGTCTCTACATCCTGCCTTACGGGCTGTAATTGCTGTGGTTGCAGCGCCACTGAGTCTGTATTGCGTCTTCATCGGTTTGGGTATGACGCCTTTCTTTCAGAGACA TTTCTTGTACGCTCATAAAATCAACACATTATTATGGAGTAATGTGAATCAACCAGAACGATGGGGTTTCGCTC GAAACCAGGTAACTCCTTTCTCGCTCAAAACTCCCGAcggagaaactatatatgcCTGGCATATTCTTCCCCTGCCGCTTTATCTCAAGAATGAAGCCATAATCGAATCACAAGAGCCAGGGTTTTCAGCTGATTTCACCAAAACTGAATCATTCCGCCTACTAAAAGAAGATCCAGAATCTAGACTTGTTCTGTATT TTCACGGT AACGCTGGCCATGTCGCACAAGCTATCAGACCTCTCAGCTACCACTCGTTAACTGACACCTCCTCATACCATGTCGTCGCTATTGACTACAGAGGATTCGGTCACTCGACAGGCTCGCCTACTGAAACTGGAGTAATTCAAGATGCTGCCACACTTGTGGAGTGGGCTACCAAGGTTGCTGGCGTTCCAGCCAGCCGCATTGTTCTCCTTGGACAAAGTCTAGGCACAGCCGTGGTCAGTGCAGTCGCCGAAAAGTACGCTCTACAGGGTGTTGAGTTTGCCGGCATCACCATTGTCGCAGGTTTCAGCGACTTGGCCAATCTGCTGTTGGGCTATCGTATTGGAGGCGTTGTCCCTGTACTCGCGCCCTTTCAAATGTGGCCTACGCTCATACGTTTCATTCATCGATTCGTCGTCGACAAGTGGCATTCAGATCACCGTTTGGCTAATGTTGTGCGTCACACAAAAACAAGGCTCAGGCTCAATTTGGTCCACGCCAAGAACGACAAAGACATTCCATGGACAGAAGACAATAAGCTCTTTCGAGCGGCTGTCCAAGAGATGGTTGGGGTAATGGACGATGAAGAATTCGCAGCCTGGAAAGAAGAGCGAACTGTCCATAAGGGAAAGGATGCATTTGTGGCGACTTGGACAGCTCAACCCGACATGATCATACGTCAAGAACTTTTTCCCTATGGCGGTGCGTCTAATGCATCTACGCGAATCGAAGAAGTACAAAATAACTAA
- a CDS encoding hypothetical protein (BUSCO:19485at5125), which yields MPARAAARGESAAKKRNVTPRERSATPAAPPPAAVPVPDPEPEEPPPPPLPKSVQAGKPLPTVEVAQPEDLSSKEYQSVGESGVLAESLSRSRHKWISEGLFAKYWTKPHKRKGVLIEDPKNPPKETMSKVGNVTITVEPHIIEATIQNKTATPKPIPPSPSQASARSPAQPPQPLPRAPQDKTGVPAPAQKPGNAPLPNITPSPNPTFQPRPQAVGGPVAPSPAALPVAHTPPSVSGPAVPASAPAPAGPMVAPAMSTAPRPPNAQAPASGLAKPAPAPVPPAPGPAASGPAPAAKPSANDPVITLLAQRASGDAELRDLMKRVAVGQAKDGELAHFQKIIDQLSAEYRRTGGQQGPSADRLLVDGRTVQYFATEVRTILDIVLASNPNQKSSDLRPPHGSDPLVVQLVKTALDDQKARDMIRRIAESRPGFTDSIDLKEILDRLHRDMKSAPQSSPAPVQIRQQVPNGMPNGHARTNSTASSPNPQALRSKGPPPTPKQDITAVVFDFGSGDRYLFPKFSILEYLPTASGQQVVASFLIVRKGSTSEYGGDPKLDYYQPVTIRLFTQTGRQLENLARVVAPQDEVRRYMDDVMDNMTRAEYVLLAMRLPKASLDGEKDGTASEEPRTNASTPKPDVALESKSAPKPGVLWTSKGNSETPPVEGRLSKQARDAEQEAEAKYQRLINQVSAKDTGV from the exons ATGCCCGCGCGGGCAGCTGCTCGAGGAGAATCCGCTGCGAAGAAGCGTAATGTTACACCTCGAGAGCGTTCTGCGACACCAGCTGCTCCCCCGCCAGCAGCAGTCCCAGTCCCAGATCCGGAGCCAGAAGAgcctccgccgccgccgtTGCCCAAGTCGGTCCAAGCTGGTAAACCGCTACCCACTGTTGAAGTTGCCCAGCCTGAGGATCTCTCATCAAAGGAATACCAGTCCGTTGGCGAAAG CGGCGTACTTGCAGAGTCGCTCTCACGATCTCGCCACAAATGGATTAGCGAAGGTCTGTTTGCTAAATATTGGACGAAACCGCATAAGCGCAAGGGCGTCCTCATCGAAGACCCCAAAAATCCGCCCAAAGAGACCATGTCAAAGGTCGGCAACGTGACAATCACCGTTGAGCCTCACATAATCGAAGCTACGAT CCAGAACAAGACCGCGACACCAAAACCCATACCACCCAGCCCATCCCAGGCTTCAGCTCGAAGTCCGGCGCAACCACCTCAACCTCTTCCTCGAGCGCCGCAAGATAAGACAGGCGTCCCGGCGCCAGCCCAGAAGCCTGGGAATGCTCCTCTACCCAATATAACACCATCTCCAAACCCAACTTTTCAGCCAAGGCCACAAGCCGTAGGAGGACCTGTAGCACCATCTCCAGCGGCTCTACCGGTCGCGCATACGCCTCCCAGTGTTTCTGGGCCAGCTGTACCGGCCTCAGCACCAGCGCCAGCTGGGCCGATGGTGGCTCCTGCAATGTCGACAGCACCCAGACCACCAAACGCTCAAGCACCCGCAAGTGGTCTTGCGAAGCCTGCCCCAGCACCAGTGCCTCCAGCTCCAGGACCTGCAGCTTCGGGGCCTGCTCCTGCAGCAAAGCCATCAGCCAATGACCCTGTTATTACTTTGCTCGCACAAAGAGCTTCAGGAGATGCGGAACTTCGTGATCTCATGAAGCGGGTGGCTGTAGGACAAGCGAAAGACGGCGAGCTAGCCCATTTCCAGAAAATAATCGATCAATTAAGTGCAGAGTATCGGAGAACAGGAGGACAGCAAGGACCATCAGCAGACCGACTTCTAGTAGACGGCCGAACGGTCCAATATTTCGCTACCGAAGTCCGGACCATTCTTGACATTGTTTTGGCTTCAAATCCCAATCAAAAATCGTCTGACTTGCGGCCACCTCATGGAAGCGATCCGCTCGTCGTGCAACTTGTCAAAACTGCCTTGGACGATCAAAAGGCTCGAGACATGATCCGCAGAATTGCAGAAAGCCGACCAGGTTTCACCGACTCTATAGATCTGAAGGAAATTCTGGATAGACTGCACCGCGATATGAAGAGCGCACCGCAATCTTCTCCTGCTCCGGTACAAATTCGACAGCAGGTTCCGAATGGTATGCCTAACGGCCATGCTAGAACAAATTCGACTGCTTCCTCGCCCAACCCCCAGGCTTTACGATCCAAGGGCCCTCCGCCTACCCCCAAGCAAGATATTACGGCAGTTGTGTTTGATTTTGGAAGTGGGGACCGATATCTGTTCCCCAAATTTAGCATATTAGAGTATTTACCCACGGCATCTGGTCAACAAGTCGTGGCTTCATTTTTGATTGTTCGCAAGGGAAGTACTTCAGAGTATGGCGGAGATCCGAAGCTTGATTATTACCAACCTGTCACGATACGTCTCTTCACGCAGACTGGTCGCCAACTGGAGAATTTGGCACGAGTTGTTGCCCCTCAAGATGAGGTCCGGCGTTACATGGATGATGTAATGGACAATATGACAAGGGCCGAGTATGTGCTTTTGGCCATGAGGCTTCCTAAAGCCTCTTTAGACGGCGAGAAGGACGGCACAGCCTCGGAGGAGCCAAGAACCAATGCCTCTACACCTAAACCTGACGTGGCACTTGAATCAAAGTCCGCGCCAAAACCCGGTGTTCTCTGGACATCTAAGGGGAACTCAGAGACGCCACCGGTAGAAGGGCGGTTATCGAAGCAAGCTCGAGATGCCGAGCAGGAGGCAGAGGCTAAATACCAACGCTTGATCAATCAAGTATCCGCCAAAGATACTGGAGTTTAA
- a CDS encoding hypothetical protein (BUSCO:50987at5125) yields MATAIDQAPGGGNLGPRASLPDNIETQTISTEAFETPRTSLDNDNNPRHLSTSSPLSPVTSPPYWLNTRGGHQRTISNMSTESFLPAGAITLRDNEASDLDDRNSACWAKSVEIVNHTVVNGSATNIGAFVVWNIRVETLNGSFMNIRKRYSEFDDFRYRLVQTFPGFEAAVPALPPKSVISKFRPRFLEKRRAGLQYFLNCILLNPEFSGSPVLKEFLFA; encoded by the exons ATGGCGACTGCGATTGATCAAGCGCCCGGCGGTGGGAATTTGGGCCCCCGCGCTTCACTCCCAGACAACATTGAGACACAGACCATTTCCACCGAAGCATTCGAGACACCGCGCACATCTCTTGACAATGACAACAACCCACGGCATCTCTCTACGTCGTCTCCCCTCTCACCAGTGACCTCCCCGCCGTATTGGCTCAACACACGCGGTGGACATCAGCGTACGATCTCGAACATGTCGACTGAATCATTTCTTCCAGCTGGCGCCATTACACTGCGTGACAATGAAGCGAGCGACCTCGATGACCGAAATAGTGCTTGTTGGGCCAAAAGTGTTGAGATCGTCAATCACACCGTAGTCAATGGCAGCGCAACGAATATTGGGGCATTCGTAGTGTGGAACATACGTGTCGAAACTCTCAAT GGAAGCTTCATGAACATTCGGAAACGTTATTCGGAGTTTGATGATTTTCGGTATCGGCTGGTTCAGACCTTTCCCGGCTTCGAGGCGGCTGTTCCGGCCCTTCCGCCTAAGAGTGTTATCTCAAAATTTCGACCTCGATTTTTGGAAAAGAGACGGGCTGGTCTACAATACTTTCTCAA TTGCATATTACTGAATCCAGAGTTTTCTGGGTCGCCTGTACTCAAGGAATTCCTCTTTGCATAG
- the NMT1_2 gene encoding glycylpeptide N-tetradecanoyltransferase (BUSCO:18921at5125), with product MSEESKPVEPVVDETSAELKGKAIEQAEPEADEHAESASEEEHEEEHAAEGSSDKKKKKKKKSKRAKVKEALTGSKSAPSDADFHKALDGLTPQQIKEFLALNPALAQEVSKASKSDNPSANQAADMLKKMSLQDIMTGLAAGGKNAKDMGSYKFWQTQPVPKFGEDNNLEEGPLRIQKVEEVDKEPSALIPGFEWVTMDLTKEEEIKEVYELLNKHYVEDDEAMFRFNYSPTILRWAMMPPGWKKEYHVGVRASQSGLLCAFISAIPVHLRVRDNVVTCSEVNFLAIHKKLRGKRLTPVLIKEITRRSNLDGIWQGLYTAGVVLPKPVSTCRYFHRAINWQKLYECGFSPLPANSKPQYQVRKYALPDDTAIKGLRPLQEKDIEAVMDLYHCYNKRFDMTPQMSREEAIHWFLPKTGPNEQQAVWTYVVEDENNKITDFFSFFCIESTAIGNTKHNVIKVAYMFYYGTEVGLQDKFDKAALKKRLNDLVHDALIISKRYKFDVFNALTLMDNALFLEQQKFGAGDGQLHYYLFNYRVNPIAGGVDRKNQLDEENLSGIGLVMP from the exons ATGTCCGAGGAGTCCAAGCCAGTTGAGCCCGTCGTCGATGAGACGAGCGCCGAGCTCAAGGGCAAGGCAATCGAACAAGCTGAACCCGAAGCCGACGAACACGCCGAGTCCGCATCCGAGGAAGAGCACGAGGAGGAGCACGCCGCCGAAGGATCAAGcgacaagaaaaagaaaaagaagaagaagtcgaAGCGTGCAAAGGTCAAGGAGGCTTTGACCGGCTCAAAGTCTGCCCCGTCCGATGCCGACTTCCACAAGGCCCTCGATGGCCTCACTCCCCAACAAATCAAGGAGTTCCTTGCTCTCAACCCGGCCCTCGCCCAGGAGGTGTCCAAGGCCTCCAAGAGCGACAACCCCTCCGCCAACCAAGCTGCCGATATGCTCAAGAAGATGTCCCTCCAGGATATCATGACTGGTCTTGCTGCAGGTGGAAAGAACGCCAAGGATATGGGATCATACAAGTTCTGGCAGACGCAGCCTGTGCCCAAGTTTGGAGAGGACAACAACTTGGAAGAGGGTCCTCTGCGAATTCAAAAGGTCGAGGAGGTTGACAAGGAGCCTTCAGCTTTGATTCCCGGCTTCGAGTGGGTTACCATGGACTTgaccaaggaagaggagatCAAGGAGGTCTATGAGCTACTCAACAAGCACTATGTTGAGGATGACGAGGCCATGTTCCGTTTCAACTACTCGCCAACTATCCTTCGCTG GGCCATGATGCCTCCCGGTTGGAAGAAGGAATACCACGTTGGTGTGCGCGCCTCTCAATCCGGCCTGCTTTGCGCCTTCATCTCCGCCATCCCCGTTCACCTGCGTGTTCGCGACAATGTTGTCACTTGTTCCGAGGTCAACTTCCTTGCCATCCACAAGAAGCTCCGAGGCAAACGTCTCACACCAGTGCTTATCAAGGAAATCACACGACGCAGCAACCTTGACGGTATCTGGCAAGGTCTTTACACTGCTGGTGTCGTCCTTCCCAAGCCCGTCAGCACCTGCAGATACTTCCACCGCGCTATCAACTGGCAAAAGCTTTACGAGTGCGGTTTCAGCCCTCTCCCCGCTAACAGCAAGCCTCAATACCAAGTCCGCAAGTATGCACTGCCTGATGACACAGCCATCAAGGGTCTGCGACCGCTACAAGAGAAGGATATTGAGGCCGTCATGGATCTATATCATTGTTACAACAAGCGCTTCGATATGACACCACAGATGTCGCGCGAAGAAGCTATTCACTGGTTCTTGCCCAAGACTGGTCCCAATGAGCAGCAGGCTGTGTGGACCTACGTTGTTGAA GATGAGAACAACAAGATTActgacttcttctctttcttctgcaTCGAGTCCACTGCCATTGGCAACACTAAGCACAACGTTATCAAGGTTGCTTACATGTTTTACTATGGTACAGAGGTCGGTCTGCAGGACAAATTCGACAAGGCTGCCCTCAAGAAGCGCCTCAACGATCTGGTGCACGATGCCCTTATTATCTCCAAACGCTACAAGTTTGACGTTTTCAACGCTCTTACGCTGATGGATAATGCGCTATTCTTGGAACAGCAGAAGTTTGGTGCTGGTGATGGTCAGCTTCACTACTACCTGTTCAACTACCGTGTCAACCCCATCGCCGGTGGTGTTGATCGCAAGAACCAGCTCGACGAGGAAAACCTGAGCGGTATTGGACTAGTGATGCCTTGA
- a CDS encoding hypothetical protein (SECRETED:SignalP(1-23)~MEROPS:MER0015095~BUSCO:37340at5125): MQYSLPFFAKLLLFVCLIVSTVAESMTLSDDVLRNIPSPGDDFDIKNGKLLAPILIPRVPGTEGQVRTQKHFVDFFKKNLPEWTLEWQNSTSKTPVHGNKQVPFSNLVFRRDPPWAQKGDVSRLTLVAHYDSKYEPEGFIGAIDSAAPCAMLMHVARSVEDALKAKWNKMQKDGTMDDGLEETQGLQILFLDGEEAFKHWTEEDSLYGARSLAADWESQFHGSLATYRTPLDSISLFVLLDLLGSADPHIPSYFLTTHWAYRAMASLEERMRKLGVLETKPKVPFMPEGDKSANRFTRSFIDDDHRPFMERGVDILHLIPTPFPDVWHEMTDDGEHLDLPTVRDWARITTAFVVDWMGIQDFMPKLEGTKAKRNGAAVTTTSSKRTEL, from the exons ATGCAATATTCGCTGCCATTCTTTGCAAAGCTACTCCTTTTCGTTTGCCTCATCGTATCGACCGTTGCCGAGTCCATGACGCTTTCCGACGATGTCCTACGGAATATTCCTTCGCCAGGCGACGACTTTGATATCAAGAATGGCAAGCTGCTCGCTCCTATTTTGATCCCCCGTGTTCCCGGCACCGAGGGACAAGTGCGCACCCAAAAACACTTTGTCGACTTTTTCAAGAAGAACCTTCCCGAATGGACTCTCGAATGGCAGAATTCCACGTCAAAGACTCCTGTTCATGGAAATAAACAGGTCCCCTTCTCCAACCTTGTTTTTCGAAGAGATCCCCCTTGGGCGCAGAAGGGGGATGTCAGTCGACTCACGCTGGTCGCACACTACGACAGCAAGTATGAGCCAGAAGGTTTCATTGGCGCAATCGATAGCGCTGCGCCATGTGCTATGCTCATGCATGTTGCGAGGAGTGTTGAAGATGCGCTCAAGGCCAAGTGGAACAAGATGCAAAAGGACGGCACCATGGACGATGGACTCGAAGAGACACAAGGCCTACAGATCCTTTTCCTCGATGGCGAAGAGGCTTTCAAGCATTGGACAGAAGAGGACTCGCTTTACGGAGCTAG ATCGCTCGCTGCGGATTGGGAATCTCAGTTCCACGGCTCTCTAGCAACTTACAGAACCCCTCTTGACTCTATCAGTCTATTTGTtctccttgaccttcttgGTTCTGCAGACCCTCATATTCCTTCCTACTTCCTCACCACACACTGGGCATACCGTGCCATGGCTAGCCTAGAGGAGCGCATGCGAAAGCTTGGCGTTCTCGAGACCAAGCCCAAGGTCCCTTTTATGCCAGAAGGCGACAAGTCTGCCAACCGTTTCACACGCAGCTTTATCGACGACGACCATCGACCCTTTATGGAACGCGGTGTTGACATCTTACATCTTATTCCGACGCCATTCCCCGATGTCTGGCATGAGATGACGGATGATGGCGAGCACCTCGACCTACCAACAGTGCGCGACTGGGCGAGAATCACGACTGCGTTCGTGGTGGACTGGATGGGGATTCAAGACTTCATGCCCAAGTTGGAAGGGACTAAGGCGAAGAGGAATGGTGCGGCTGTGACAACTACATCGAGTAAGAGGACAGAACTCTAA
- a CDS encoding hypothetical protein (MEROPS:MER0210990), giving the protein MRQPRIASLPSVEETLNHPAYLTTLWALEPTSQGKLSVAEGRGGPVGIAWEVHGEGPVKLVLVMGLASVKTSWQRQTKYFGHDHGDKYSVLIIDNRGMGASDKPFGIYSTSGMALDIIEIIDHVGWTGEREINLVGISMGGMITQEIAIRIPERLQTLTLICTSARVQNTTGFLETVVDRMGWLIPKSMERTIVDTSLKLFTPEWLVAPDDEMLPEPGVTPKCGPPPPEAGPTYRLFDSNFQRFQAQELTKKLNPEVFSTTMLMCQLAAAAMHNKSDEQLRQIADAVGAERITVMHGKRDNMITFPNGEKLINVLKPGTVHIVDDMGHAPILERAEWFNSVLEEELSMWTKPKEE; this is encoded by the exons ATGCGTCAACCTAGAATTGCTTCGCTTCCCTCTGTTGAGGAGACGCTCAACCATCCAGCCTACTTAACCACTCTTTGGGCGCTGGAGCCTACTTCTCAAGGCAAACTGTCCGTGGCCGAAGGTCGCGGTGGTCCTGTCGGTATTGCATGGGAAGTTCACGGTGAAGGACCCGTCAAGCTTGTG CTTGTTATGGGTTTGGCAAGCGTCAAGACTTCGTGGCAGCGTCAGACAAAGTATTTCGGTCATGATCATGGCGACAAGTACTCAGTCCTGATCATCGACAATCGTGGAATGGGTGCCAGCGACAAGCCTTTTGGTATCTATTCCACAAGCGGCATGGCACTCGATATCATCGAAATTATTGACCATGTTGGCTGGACGGGTGAGCGCGAGATCAACCTCGTAGGTATCTCCATGGGCGGCATGATAACTCAAGAGATTGCTATTCGCATCCCTGAACGTCTGCAAACTCTCACTCTCATCTGTACCTCGGCACGCGTTCAGAACACAACGGGCTTCTTGGAGACGGTCGTGGACCGCATGGGTTGGTTAATTCCTAAATCCATGGAGCGTACCATCGTCGACACATCTCTCAAGCTCTTCACACCCGAGTGGCTCGTCGCACCAGATGACGAGATGCTACCCGAGCCTGGCGTCACTCCGAAATGTGGTCCACCACCGCCAGAAGCTGGTCCAACATACCGACTGTTCGATTCCAACTTTCAGCGTTTCCAAGCTCAAGAACTCACCAAGAAGCTAAATCCCGAGGTTTTCAGCACCACCATGCTCATGTGTCAACTTGCGGCGGCAGCCATGCATAACAAGTCAGACGAGCAGCTGCGCCAGATAGCAGATGCTGTTGGTGCTGAACGCATCACTGTCATGCATGGAAAGCGCGACAACATGATCACCTTTCCCAATGGCGAGAAACTTATCAATGTGTTGAAGCCAGGTACAGTTCACATCGTAGATGATATGGGACACGCTCCCATTCTGGAGCGAGCAGAATGGTTCAACAGTGTATTAGAGGAAGAGTTGAGTATGTGGACCAAGCCGAAGGAAGAATGA